One part of the Clostridiales bacterium genome encodes these proteins:
- the rsmG gene encoding 16S rRNA (guanine(527)-N(7))-methyltransferase RsmG, with product MKNVELLREGLKIYGIYLDEERAGKFDIYINMLLEWNKKINLTAVTEEKEIIIKHFLDSLSCVQSGIDMKCKNVIDIGTGGGFPGVPLKIVFPEMDLTLLDSLNKRVIFLRELTKILDINADIIHGRAEEYAVKDEYREKYDVAISRAVAPMNILIEYMAPFVKVGGYILCQKGPNVFDEVKAAGDGINILGGKLEKILSTDIYNSDIHHYIVKIKKVKSCPENYPRKAGIIKKKPLK from the coding sequence ATGAAAAACGTTGAATTGTTAAGAGAAGGTTTAAAGATATACGGTATCTATCTAGATGAGGAGCGTGCCGGAAAGTTTGATATCTATATCAATATGCTGCTTGAGTGGAATAAAAAAATAAATCTTACGGCGGTTACGGAAGAAAAAGAAATAATAATAAAGCATTTTCTGGATTCTTTGTCATGTGTCCAGAGCGGCATAGACATGAAATGTAAAAATGTTATAGATATCGGAACAGGAGGGGGGTTCCCGGGCGTACCATTAAAAATAGTTTTTCCAGAGATGGATTTGACATTGCTGGATTCGTTGAATAAAAGGGTGATATTTTTAAGGGAACTGACAAAAATTCTTGATATAAATGCCGATATCATACACGGGAGAGCGGAAGAGTATGCTGTCAAAGATGAGTACAGGGAGAAATATGATGTCGCTATTTCGAGAGCCGTTGCCCCCATGAACATACTCATTGAATATATGGCTCCATTTGTTAAAGTCGGGGGATATATATTATGTCAAAAGGGACCAAATGTTTTTGACGAGGTAAAAGCTGCAGGCGATGGCATAAATATTCTTGGAGGAAAGTTAGAAAAAATTTTATCGACAGATATTTACAACAGCGATATCCACCATTATATTGTAAAAATAAAAAAGGTAAAATCATGTCCTGAAAATTATCCGAGGAAAGCTGGAATAATAAAGAAAAAACCATTAAAATGA